In Vibrio gangliei, a single window of DNA contains:
- a CDS encoding ABC transporter ATP-binding protein has protein sequence MAQVEFKNLKKSFGDVEVVKQFDLTVNDGEFLVLLGPSGCGKSTILRMLAGLEDITSGDVIVGNRIVNDVDAKDRDLAMVFQSYALYPHMTVYENIAFALKLKGMKKPDIDAEVRKAAKMLELEPLLDRKPKELSGGQRQRVAMGRAMVRTPKVFLFDEPLSNLDAKLRGTMRDEIKALHNALGTTTIYVTHDQIEAMTLANRVVILKDGYIEQVGTPEDVFRHPANEFVAQFIGNPSMNLLDGKIERHGEEYLVKVGNETITLPQRFHDKIRSGQAVRVGIRPTDIYLRTNHIDHQQVQSFNVKIEDKELLGANMLLKAYLGGQKLLVETNVVDIQSDVVDIVWDLNELHLFDKDNGRSLATLD, from the coding sequence ATGGCACAAGTTGAATTTAAAAATCTAAAGAAGTCGTTTGGCGATGTTGAAGTCGTTAAACAGTTTGATTTAACCGTAAATGATGGGGAATTCTTGGTTTTACTCGGCCCTTCCGGCTGTGGTAAATCAACCATCTTACGTATGCTCGCCGGTTTAGAAGACATTACATCTGGCGATGTTATCGTTGGCAACCGTATCGTCAATGATGTTGATGCAAAAGACAGAGACTTGGCGATGGTATTCCAAAGCTACGCCCTCTACCCTCACATGACCGTGTATGAAAACATTGCCTTTGCACTCAAACTCAAAGGGATGAAAAAACCAGACATTGATGCCGAAGTAAGAAAAGCGGCCAAAATGCTGGAACTCGAGCCTTTACTGGATAGGAAGCCAAAAGAGCTTTCCGGTGGGCAGCGCCAACGTGTTGCCATGGGGCGCGCTATGGTTCGAACACCAAAGGTATTTTTGTTTGATGAACCGCTTTCAAACCTTGATGCAAAATTACGTGGCACGATGCGTGATGAAATTAAAGCGCTGCACAATGCATTAGGCACCACCACTATCTATGTAACTCACGATCAAATTGAAGCCATGACGTTGGCGAATCGTGTTGTCATCTTGAAAGATGGTTATATTGAACAAGTAGGAACGCCAGAAGACGTCTTCCGCCACCCGGCTAATGAATTTGTCGCTCAATTCATTGGTAATCCATCGATGAATTTACTCGATGGAAAAATTGAACGTCATGGCGAAGAATATTTGGTCAAAGTGGGTAATGAAACCATTACTCTGCCGCAGCGATTCCACGACAAAATTCGCAGTGGACAAGCGGTTCGTGTCGGTATTCGCCCAACGGATATTTACTTACGCACCAATCATATCGACCACCAGCAAGTTCAATCATTTAATGTAAAGATAGAAGACAAAGAACTGCTAGGCGCAAACATGCTATTAAAAGCCTATTTAGGTGGGCAGAAATTACTCGTCGAAACCAACGTAGTCGATATTCAAAGCGACGTAGTGGATATCGTATGGGATTTGAATGAGCTACATCTGTTCGATAAAGACAACGGCCGTTCACTTGCGACGCTAGACTAA
- a CDS encoding LacI family DNA-binding transcriptional regulator: protein MRVKGKKVSMPTVYDVAELAGVSPSTVSRFLNRTTFVAPDKSQLIENAISKLGYKPTTRQGSKAITRSMTLGVLIQSAESPFSSEILLGMEKAVTSRGYNLMIATGYWNNEAETKAMDKLIAQKVDGIMTLTGTLSDEQMNRYAASKPIVAIGRQMEGKNLTSIKVDNSIGAYMATNHLIQQGHSRIVHLQGIVSHTDAQQRLEGYKRALKDAGIPINEKLIRRGEFEMKDSFEAVTRLLKEKHQFSAIFAANDQSAFGAMQALYQHGLKVPDDVSVVGFDDLILSSYFIPPLTTVKQPLEGFGQAAVYTLLDLINGNKQAHRLPPVELKLRDSTAPFSL from the coding sequence ATGAGAGTGAAGGGAAAAAAAGTATCTATGCCGACTGTCTATGACGTGGCAGAGCTTGCGGGGGTTTCACCGAGTACAGTATCAAGGTTTTTAAATCGCACTACGTTTGTTGCGCCAGATAAGAGTCAATTAATTGAAAATGCGATTTCTAAATTGGGCTATAAACCAACGACGCGACAAGGCTCGAAAGCGATCACACGTAGCATGACGCTAGGGGTGTTGATTCAAAGTGCTGAGAGTCCATTTTCCAGTGAAATCTTATTAGGAATGGAAAAGGCGGTAACGAGCCGTGGCTATAACTTAATGATCGCTACTGGCTATTGGAATAATGAAGCTGAAACGAAGGCGATGGATAAGCTTATCGCTCAAAAAGTAGATGGCATTATGACATTGACCGGTACGCTCAGCGACGAACAGATGAATCGATATGCGGCGAGTAAGCCGATTGTTGCGATTGGCCGCCAAATGGAAGGAAAGAACTTAACTTCAATTAAAGTTGATAACAGCATTGGGGCTTATATGGCCACTAACCATTTAATTCAACAAGGTCATAGTCGTATTGTTCATTTACAAGGCATCGTCAGTCATACCGATGCGCAGCAGCGTTTAGAAGGGTATAAAAGAGCATTAAAAGATGCCGGGATCCCAATCAATGAAAAATTGATCCGCCGCGGTGAATTTGAAATGAAAGACTCGTTTGAAGCCGTTACACGCTTACTCAAAGAGAAACATCAATTCAGTGCTATTTTTGCGGCTAACGATCAAAGTGCGTTTGGGGCTATGCAAGCCTTATATCAACATGGGTTAAAAGTGCCAGATGATGTGTCTGTGGTTGGGTTTGATGATTTGATTCTATCAAGCTACTTTATCCCGCCACTAACGACGGTGAAGCAACCATTAGAAGGGTTTGGGCAAGCGGCGGTATATACGTTGTTAGATTTGATTAACGGCAATAAGCAGGCACATCGTTTACCACCTGTGGAGCTTAAATTAAGGGATTCAACCGCTCCGTTCTCATTATAA
- the oppF gene encoding murein tripeptide/oligopeptide ABC transporter ATP binding protein OppF, with protein MSIQTNAAAEKVALKDKNLLLDIKDLKVHFNIASKSAWPWSKPSKLKAVDGVNVRLYEGETLGVVGESGCGKSTFARAIIGLVEATEGEVLWLGQDLTRMQAVQKREKRKEIQMIFQDPLASLNPRMTVGDIIAEPLVTFYPKLTKAEVKAKVKTMMDKVGLLPNVINRYPHEFSGGQCQRIGIARALILNPKMIICDEPVSALDVSIQAQVVNLLKELQRELGLSLVFIAHDLSVVKHISDRVLVMYLGNAVELGEADALFANPKHPYTKALMSAVPIPDPHKERAKVIQMLEGDLPSPINPPSGCVFRTRCPMATEQCAQQKPQIKGTDVHAVSCLLVD; from the coding sequence ATGAGTATTCAAACCAATGCAGCGGCAGAGAAAGTCGCACTAAAAGATAAAAATTTACTGCTTGATATTAAAGATCTGAAAGTTCACTTTAACATTGCCTCTAAGTCAGCTTGGCCTTGGTCAAAACCATCAAAACTGAAAGCGGTTGATGGTGTCAATGTACGCTTATATGAAGGCGAAACCCTTGGCGTTGTAGGTGAGTCAGGTTGTGGTAAATCGACCTTTGCTCGCGCCATTATCGGCTTGGTTGAAGCCACTGAAGGCGAAGTACTGTGGCTGGGTCAAGACTTGACTCGCATGCAAGCGGTACAAAAGCGTGAAAAGCGCAAAGAAATTCAGATGATTTTCCAAGATCCATTGGCGTCACTGAACCCACGTATGACCGTTGGTGACATCATTGCAGAGCCATTAGTGACGTTTTATCCAAAGCTCACTAAAGCGGAAGTGAAAGCCAAAGTGAAAACCATGATGGACAAAGTAGGCTTATTGCCGAATGTGATCAACCGTTATCCGCATGAGTTTTCTGGTGGTCAATGCCAGCGTATTGGTATTGCCCGCGCGTTGATTTTGAACCCGAAAATGATCATCTGTGATGAACCAGTTTCAGCGCTGGATGTATCGATTCAAGCTCAGGTAGTGAACCTACTAAAAGAACTTCAACGTGAACTTGGCTTGAGCTTGGTCTTCATTGCGCATGATTTATCGGTGGTGAAACATATTTCCGACCGCGTATTAGTGATGTATCTCGGTAATGCGGTAGAGCTTGGCGAAGCCGATGCGTTATTTGCTAACCCTAAGCATCCATACACCAAAGCCTTGATGTCAGCGGTACCGATCCCAGACCCACATAAAGAACGCGCCAAAGTGATTCAGATGTTGGAAGGGGACTTACCATCGCCAATTAACCCTCCATCGGGTTGTGTATTTCGCACGCGTTGCCCAATGGCGACAGAGCAATGTGCACAGCAAAAACCGCAAATTAAAGGCACAGACGTCCACGCCGTATCTTGTTTGCTGGTGGACTAA
- the oppD gene encoding ABC transporter ATP-binding protein: protein MSNLLDVKDLRVEFKTQDGMVTAVNDLNFSLKQGETLGIVGESGSGKSQTVFAIMGLLAKNGVISGSAKFEGKEILNLPEKELNKIRAEQIAMIFQDPMTSLNPYMKVSAQLMEVLMLHKGMGKAEAFEESVRMLEAVKIPEARKRINMYPHEFSGGMRQRVMIAMALLCRPKLLIADEPTTALDVTVQAQIMELLNELKDEFNTAIIMITHDLGVVAGSCDKVLVMYAGRTMEYGSVDDIFYKPTHPYSEGLLRAIPRLDTEGEELPTIPGNPPNLLRLPTGCPYQERCHRVSDRCRQEAPQLLPFGEDRFRACFSDWETWKS from the coding sequence ATGAGTAATTTATTAGATGTAAAAGACCTGCGAGTTGAATTTAAAACTCAAGACGGCATGGTGACGGCGGTTAATGACCTGAACTTCTCGCTAAAGCAAGGTGAAACGTTAGGTATCGTAGGTGAGTCTGGCTCGGGTAAATCGCAAACCGTATTTGCCATTATGGGCTTGCTAGCCAAAAACGGTGTCATTAGCGGCAGTGCCAAATTTGAAGGTAAAGAAATTCTTAACTTACCTGAAAAAGAGCTAAACAAAATCCGCGCCGAACAAATTGCGATGATTTTCCAAGACCCGATGACTTCGTTAAATCCATACATGAAAGTCAGCGCTCAGTTGATGGAAGTATTGATGCTGCATAAAGGCATGGGCAAAGCGGAAGCGTTTGAAGAATCGGTGCGCATGCTAGAAGCGGTGAAAATCCCAGAAGCGCGTAAACGAATCAACATGTACCCGCATGAATTTTCCGGCGGTATGCGTCAACGTGTGATGATTGCGATGGCGCTGCTTTGTCGCCCAAAACTATTGATTGCTGATGAGCCAACGACTGCACTAGACGTAACGGTTCAAGCGCAGATCATGGAATTGCTTAATGAACTAAAAGATGAGTTCAATACCGCAATTATTATGATCACGCACGATCTCGGCGTTGTTGCTGGTTCATGTGACAAAGTGTTGGTGATGTACGCAGGCCGCACCATGGAATACGGTAGTGTGGATGATATTTTCTACAAACCGACTCACCCATACAGCGAAGGTTTATTACGTGCAATTCCTCGCCTTGATACTGAAGGGGAAGAATTACCAACGATTCCAGGTAACCCACCTAACTTGTTGCGCTTACCGACTGGCTGCCCGTATCAAGAGCGTTGCCACCGCGTATCCGACCGTTGTCGTCAAGAAGCGCCACAACTTCTTCCATTTGGTGAAGATCGTTTCCGTGCTTGTTTTTCTGATTGGGAGACTTGGAAGTCATGA